Below is a window of bacterium DNA.
CCGTGGGGTGATGGGTGCCCGTGAATCCGTCGCCATAGACGACCTGCCGGACCGGAACTTCCAGCCCGCCTAGCGTGACCCGGCCGTCGGGCCAGGCGGCTTCCAAGGCTTCGTTCTCGGGAATGAGCACGATGATCGCATGGGCCGGTGCATCGAACTCGATCGAGAAGAGGAAACGGGCGGCCATCCGGTAGCCCCATTGGCGCAAACGCTCGCTCCAGCTGCGCTCCCGGCCCTCGGGCCGATCGATCTGATCGAAGACGACCACATTGAAGAGCGCTTCTCCTTCCAGGTTGTGCGCGCCCTCGAAGAAGGTGACGAGCTTTTCGAGGACGGGTTCGCGTTCTTCGAAGGGGCCGGGCTCGACCGTCAGAGCTGGAAGGCCGAATTGCCCGTCGATACGGAACGTCTCCCGGTCCGGGACGAGTCCCGCTCGCGCCAGCTCTTCTTGGAGCTCGAACGACCAGCGCCGCTCGAAACGTTCGCCAGCTTGGAAACCATGATCCGAGGCAACGAGAACGACACTTTCATGCGGGAGCGCTGCGACCAACTCTCCGAGCGCATGGTCGATGGCTTCATAGCCCTTCTCGACCGCGCCCTGGAACGCGGACTCGAGCCCGCGCCCGGCCAGATCGTCCGCATCGAAGCCCTCGGGAAACGTGTCTGCCCAGAAACGATGGGAAAGGGCGTCGAGCGCATAGAACGTGATCGCACCCGCATCCAGGTCGTAGGTCTTGGTCAGCGCGTTCCACGTCGAGGCCTTGCGCCGGGTCTCCTCGAAGGAACTCTCGAAGAACTCGCCACGGCTCCGCAGCCCCTGGTTCGAGTAGGCATAGCGAGGGATGCCGGCGCGGACGAAGAGATCGTCTGGAGAAGTCGTCTCGTCCTGACGCAGCCAGGCGGGGGCGACGAAGCCGCCCGGGAGCTCCTGGGCCGGCCAGGATACGAGCCACTCCAGCGTCCCGATCCGAAGGCCCTGGACCGAAGCCCGCTCGAAGATCGTCGGAGATTGAATCGCCCGGGCATCGCCAAAGAAATCGCCGATGCCATGGGTTTCCGGCGGCTGCCCCGTGGCGATGGAGGTCCATACGACCGGGGAGATCACCGGCTCGACGGTTTCCAGCTCCGCATGGACGCCGCGTTTCAGGAGAGCCTTCAGGTTGGGCATCCGTCCAGCCTCGACCAGGGGGTCGATCACCGACCAGGATGCCCCGTCGAGGCCAACCAGAACGACACGCGGGGCTGCTCCGATGGGAGCCGCCACGAGGAGGACGAAAATGCACGAGAGAAATCGCGTGATCAAGGCCATGCGTGAACCTACACCAGTTGAGGTTCTAGGGAAGTCGTCGGCAGGTTTCGCCGCACGAGGAGAGATTGAACGGCCATCGCAAGCGCAGAGGGCTCTCCACTTTGAGGCATCGATCCGGTAGCCTGCCGGGCGGAGTGCTTCTGTGCTGCAGCGGCGCGAGGCCTTTCCGGACTCTCCGCAGAGGGCCCCGGAACCAGCTTGACGGGAAATGGAGGTGGCCGTGCAGCGCATCGTGGTGGTCGGAGCGTCGCTCGCCGGTTTTCGCGCCATCGAGACCCTGCGTGCCGACGGCTATTCGGGGGAACTCGTTGCCATCGGCTCCGAGCCGGAGCTTCCGTACGATCGGCCGCCGCTTTCGAAGCAATTCCTGAAAGGTGATTGGGACGAAGAGAAGATTGCTCTGAGGCAGCAGGGTACGGAGGATCTCCAGGTCGAGTGGCGCCTGGGGAAACCTGCGGCCTCACTCGATCTTGGAGCATCTGCGGTACTTCTCGAAGATGGCGAGCGCGTCGCCTATGAGGGCCTGTTGATCGCCACGGGCTGCGTGCCCCGGCATCTGCCTTTCGGGGCGGGTCTTGAAGGCGTTCACGTTTTGCGCGCCGTCGCGGATGCTCGTGCGTTGCGGTCGGATCTGTCGGGAAATCCCCGTGTGGTCGTCGTCGGCGCGGGCTTCATCGGGATGGAGGTTGCGGCCACCTGCCGGGAACTCGGTCTGGAGGTGACGGTGATCGAGCCGCTGGCGGCTCCTCTGGTTCGCGGTCTTGGTGAAACCCTTGGAGGCCTGGTTGCCACTCGATTTCGGGAAGCCGGTGTGGAGATCCGCCTGGGTGTCGGCATCCAGTCGTTCGTAGGCGAGGGCCGGGTCGAGGCGGTCGAGCTTTCGGATGGGAAGAGGGTTTCCGCCGATGTCGTCCTGGTGGCAATCGGCGTGCGTCCCGCGACGGCTTGGCTCGAAGACTCCGGGCT
It encodes the following:
- a CDS encoding FAD-dependent oxidoreductase; translation: MQRIVVVGASLAGFRAIETLRADGYSGELVAIGSEPELPYDRPPLSKQFLKGDWDEEKIALRQQGTEDLQVEWRLGKPAASLDLGASAVLLEDGERVAYEGLLIATGCVPRHLPFGAGLEGVHVLRAVADARALRSDLSGNPRVVVVGAGFIGMEVAATCRELGLEVTVIEPLAAPLVRGLGETLGGLVATRFREAGVEIRLGVGIQSFVGEGRVEAVELSDGKRVSADVVLVAIGVRPATAWLEDSGLRLENGVVCDGSGVAAPNVLAAGDVASWAGTAGEAPRRYEHWTHAVEQGVHAAKRLMHGTVVEPLDVVPYVWSDQLDMRIAIAGEPGANDEMHVCHGSLEEDRFLALFGREGRLSGAVAFRRPRPLNAARHLIGERASFADAIAANS